In the genome of Harpia harpyja isolate bHarHar1 chromosome 8, bHarHar1 primary haplotype, whole genome shotgun sequence, the window ACAATGTGTACCACATGGAACACCAGTGCTACCCTGCGCCTCCTTCTCTTGCAATTTGACTCCTAGATGCCCTCCTCTTCCTTACTGACTTAGTCTTGACTCTTACCGTCTTCACCATCTTGCATGAGTCACAAGGTAGCTCCTACCTGTCATACAAAgatactggaaaagaaaaggccTTCCAGAATGTTGGGTCTACAATAAAGACAGGatgaaaaaacacagaagcagaaagagaggaaggggaaCCCCTCCATGCTTCGCTAGGGAGCTAACTGGATCCCCAGAAACAGCCAGCAGGGAATTTGCTTATACAGAATAAGTGACTGGACATACCATAGCAGCCACAGGAAAGAGGTAGGGGTGGTTACAGCACTTCTTCAGATCCATAACAACATTGAGCAAGGAGACTTGGTTACCACCACCCCGTGCATTCAGTGCCTCAAAGTTTCTTGTcaaaatgtatttgtaatatttcctgaaaagaaaacaaaacaaaaaccaagtcAGACACCCCTCATAGAACGACAAACATACTCTCTTGCTAAACTCTGCACAGCTCCTGGCATTACCTGCCAGCTACCTAGGTTCTGCCAGTGGCATTCACTATCTCTTTATCCCTTACATCAGAGCACAGGATTAGTCCTCCCTCTGCTatagcagcagcaggaaatcttCCTCCTATCCACTGTGTAGAAAGCCCTATAGTGAGGATGAGGCTGCTTCTGCATCCTCTTTGAAACAGTAGCAGAACAGAGCAACAGTAGTTTAAACAGCAGGTGCTCTCTTCATCCTCACACTCACTTCTGCATGGGGCTCAACTCCACTCTGACAATGAGTTCAGTCTTAGATGGCATATTCTTGAAAACATCAGCTTTGAGACGCCTCAGCATGTGTGGGCCCAGCATGTCATGCAGCTTCTTGATCTGATCTTCCTTGGCAATATCTGCAAACTCTTCTAGGAAGCCCTCCAAGTTACTGCAGAGAAACAGACACTCAGCAAAAGCgacaaaggaaaaagagcaaaaaaatgaGGAAGGATAGGAGTGACAAGACAGGCAGGCTGACTTGCACTGCAAGACATACTGGAATCTCTCTGGCGTCAGGAAGTTCAGCAGGTGGAACAGTTCTTCCAGGTTGTTCTGCAGGGGAGTTCCTGTaagcagcagcttgtgctggAGCGAGTAACCATTCAGCACACGGAAGAACTGGGAAGTAGAGAGCAGGGAagaaatggtggggaaaaaaaaaccaaaacaacagatcACACAAACATGTCTAAGGCTTACTAAGTCACAGGcctacaaaaaaaataatttctcctagaaaaaaaaaagttgacacCAAGCTAGGGCTCAATTTAGATCACATCAGCTGTTTAGACAAGAGCTCCAAGTAGTTCACATTCCAGTCAGGGTCACTAGACTGATCTCATTTGGATCATTGTTCTGCATACCTAAAACATGACTGTAGCAAGTCCTACAAGCCATCAGGTGCTGGTAGGTTTCCTTTGCTCTTTTAAGTTACAAGCTCTTTCAGACCACCAATAATTTCCAGACTGCTATACTACGTACTTTTTCTTGCTAAATTAGTGTTCCACATTCTTACAACTACTCCGCCTTGAGAATTCTAGAAATAGCTAAGTCACTCTTCCTATTCATATCAATCCTGGCAATGTTCCAGAGCTCTGAacaagcagaggagaaaaagagctAAGGGTTTGCCAATCTGTCTTTAAAGTAATTTGTGCTGGTTTTCACAACAATGAAGTAATTCCAGACAGAGGTACTGAGCAGTTAAAGGACTCAACCGAAAAGCACAAGTGTACCATGTTCAGCAGCACAAATTAACAATAAGGCAGTAATTTATTTATTAGCTTGGccatttctttgcttattttacaCTTGGCACGATACAAGGTCAAATTTAATACAAGTAGCTTGTACTAGgtggcaaacaaacaaacaaaaaaaagagaaacccacCACCACTTATGTTTTGGTTATCACAGCAGAAGGATCCTTCTAGTGACCTCCACAGGGATTTATCTTTCTACATAGTTACAGTCAAAAAACATTCTCATTTTGGAATCAATGATTATATCTGCAAAACTTTGGTAGATAACCACAATCTGTCAAGAAGCATCTGACCTGTCTTGCAGCCAAACGTCTGAAGCTGTCCTTAGGGGACAGGAAGCTGCTCAAGAAAGAGGTAGATTTAATGGTCTTGGTAGATAACCAATTGTAACTATTAGTCATAGAGCAACCTTGAGCCTTTACATCCTTTTTCAATTAATGAATATTAATAGTAAGCATTCATTACTGCTTCCAATAATTTCAATGCTAAGCATAGAATGGCATCCGGTCTTAGTGCCTACAATAAAAAAGATCTGGAAACTGGACTGCAAGCACAGCTGTGATGTCTCAGAAAGATGCCTCATGCCAAGATCCAAAAAGCTAAagccatttaaacaaaaaaaaaaaaagagaaaaaaaagaaattaagaagcaATTTTGTCTTACACAGTCTCCAAGAACCTCTAAAACCAGATTTCCAATAACAATTGTTTTTAGCCTAGTCAGCACTAGAACccagctgaagacagaaaaatcGATACCAGAATTAAGGCACAAGGGATTAGGGAGGGGCTGGATTAAGAAAGCATAGTCAAGCCTACTGAACTCAAAGAACCTTAGTTAAGGTACAGCCTCATATAAAAGCAGCTATATGGCTTTCAGCATCTACTCAGACATTTTTGAACACCTCTGCCCACCTCTCCCATTCCTATAACATCTAATTAGTTCTGCTACAAAGCTAGATGAATGCAGAGAGCAAGCCTACTCTGGAAGCAGGATAATTGTGCTCATGCAGCTTGTTTTATGCTCAGTATAGTAAACCTTTCCAGAACAGAGGCGGTGCAGATATATGATCTGCTTTCAGAGAAGCCAGTCTGTATTTGAGAGCAACAACAACATCcaggtttttctgttttccagtctACACCAACTGCCTATTCACCCAGAGAGAAAGCTGTTTTAACCAGTGATATGTATAAAAGTGAAGTTGTTGCCAATGATAATCAATCTCCGAATGAaggctgttgatttttttttttgttaaagaatgCATCAAATTTACTAATGAACAAATGACTAAGAGTTAGCAGACAAACTTATGTGCTTAGGAACAGCTATCTAAACTCCTGAACACTCTCTGCCCATGCCCTCCTGCAACATATGCCATGCCTATAAACCATCTATGCTTCTCTGTACCTTAGACTGATTGTTCTTCAGTCTGTGAGCTTCATCCACAATGAGACAGGCCCAGTCAATAGAGCCTAGTATGGCCATATCAATTGTGATCAGTTCATAGGAGGTGAGAAGCACGTGGaacttcacagcagcctccttctgcaaaggaaaaggatgaacATGGTAATGGGATAGGGGAATGCCCCAGGACAAAAGTAGATGCAGTGTTTCTCCAGCAAGTTATTCTGATGAGCCCTGGTCAAACAGCACATCAGAAACTTTTCACACCCACAGTTTCCTGTCACAAGATTCAAAATGCTACCCAAACCATTCTAGCCTTTTAATCCCCCATTTCTCTCAACACATATAAGTCTCCTCAACCCCCTCAGTACCTGCTACTTCTGGACAGTTGCCAAATGTTGTAACAGAGAAGTTTAACAAATAAGCATCAAATAGAGGCATGTTAGGGAAATGAGATTTGGAGAACAGTGGCTCATTAAAAAGCTAAGACTTAAAAAAAGGTAAGTAGTTTATCATGGAACTTCAAATTACTGTTAGTACTTAACGCAGTTCAATTTCAAGGGAAGCAAAGAAGTCCTAGCTATCTCTGCCACTGGAAAAACTTTAGCTCCCATCTTGCTTTTGCCAGGAAGACTAAAGTTCTACAAAAACTAGCCCCCTAGATCAGGCTCTTCCCTCCTGTCAGGGCACAGAATGCAATTTCTCAGATGTCTAGGTATGGCCTCACTGTCAGCCAGTTCCTCAGAGATTACAAAGTTGACACTTCTTTATATGTTTGTCTTTTTCATACAGTGGCAATTCTGACATTGACTTAGATCTGTAGAAGCGATGCGCAACTTCACAGATTAAGTAGAAGAGATAGAGGGACTTGCCTATGGTCAGTATTACCTTAGTCAACTCTTTTTTCACTACTAAATTAGTTCAGACTAGTAGGAGTGTTTAAGCAGTCTAGAACAAGAGCCTAAATGCCCACTAGTCATCAATTTGCAGTTATTTCCCCTTGGAAACTACAAGCATAATCAGTTCCCAGAGTATCTGAATCTCAGCTGCCAAAAGCCAGTCTAGTGCATCTCTTCTTTCAGTTCAGGCTTGCATTACAGCAGAGTTCTGTACCTTCATTCTGGATGCTTTTTTGCCTCCACGTATGGCATTATCCTCAAATGTGAACTCATTCTCACGGATAATGGCTCGGCTGTCTTTGTCCCCAACGTAGGTCACTACATACATATCTGGGGCCCACATCTCAAATTCTCGTTCCCAATTGATGATTGTGGACAGTGGGGCACTCACCAAGAAGGGACCCTTTGAGTGGCCCTACAAATAGAGTCAGTAAGAGCATCAGATGAATGCAACCACTAACAcaggcagcatctccctgggTAGTGATCTCCCAGCTCTCACCTCTTTGTATAAGGAATATAGGAACACAGCTGTCTGCACAGTCTTTCCCAGACCCATTTCATCAGCCAAGATTGTATCTGTGCCCTGGGCCCAGGAGAAGCGCAGCCAGTTCAGTCCTTCCAGTTGGTAGGGATGCAAGGTCCCCCCTGTTACATCGAGGTACTCTGGTTGCCGGTCATATTTCACTGTTGgctacagtggggaaaaaaggaagagttgaGATCCTTTATCTTAGCTAGGCAACTACCAAGACTCCCTTCGCAGCCACCCATATATTCCCTAGCGCAGATGAGACTTTACAGATGACAACCAAACTAGCACCAGAAAAAATTCCCAAATGGCCAAAGGTATCAAccaaaaagcccttttttttttttttggtgaaatccTTTTGCCAAGAGCCAGCCAGCATCTCACCCAATGGACAAGATGGGCCTTTGTCTGAAGGCTCTATAATGTCTTTGTTCTTTGGGCCAGGAAGGAACTCTAAACCGCATGGCTCTTTACTCTTCAGTTTCCTATttacctgcctccctccccaaagTAAGCAGCTGTATCAGGTGGTTCCTAAGCAATAAACAGTAACTTACATCTACTGTGGGAGTCTCAGGGGGCCTTTCCAGTTTCCGCATCTTCACTTTCTTTAACTTCTTACCAGGCCTGCCCTCTTCACCTCTCATCAGCTCCCTATGCAGAGACAGTCCCAAGAACATGCAAGTTTAATGGCTTTTGTAACAGACCAAGGGAAAACTACTGCAAAGAACAGGAGGGTGATCACCCAACTCAAATAGGCTCAAGACAACAGGGCCGGAACTTTCATGAACTGGTGGAGAGGCACAAGGTCCCTGCCCAAAGGAATAAGGAGTCAGCAACAAGAAGATGCTTCTTTGCTATTATCTCCATATATTAATCCAGCCAGTGCTAGGGGCTGACATACTCCAGTGTTTTCTcttgagggaagggaaaggaacacAACCTCTAGATACTTCTCTTACCTGTGATTCCAGTAGGCTTGCTTGTAGAGGTCATAATCTTGGATATCCACATCTTCACTTTCCCAGGATGCCTGGTCATAAGGTAGGTCTCTCCATTTAATCAAATAGTGGACATTCCCCTTCTTATCCACACTGCAGAAGAAACCAGTGAGTCTTAAGCACAGTGAAATGACAGTATTCACCCAATCCTCTCaaatgggagagaggaaaaggattCCTTAACGaagcaacagaaacagaagaacagcGTCTGTCATACCAAAGGAGCTCCCACTGTTTCCCCCAGTCATATTGCAGTTTACCTTATCCATTCTCCCTTAGCCCTGCTTAAGGTCTTTGCTGAAAATCCTCTTTGCTACTTCCCCTACCTATGGTTAAGGATCCTGTGGATCATCATCCACTCAGGCTTGATCCCATATCGATAGAAGCGCTCCTCCATCTCAGCATATTTGGggtccttgttttttctctttcggcttttctcctcttcccctccaaagTCCCCTGAGGGTGGCTCATCCATATCATTTTTGCGTTGGTAGTTACGAAACATGACCTGACAGTGCAGCTCCAGCTGGAGCCAGGACAGAAGCAGTTAGTAGGTGTTTTCCCCTTAACCAACCAACATATCTCCCCACAACTATCCACCCTTATGATGTGGTTAGAGTCCTCCGCTCACCTGCAACTCTGACACCCATGAGCAGTGCCAGTAGGACATGCCCTGCCACTTGACAAAGAACTGCCTTTCAGGCCGACCCTCCAGAGGCTTAGGGGGAGGAGCATTAGGGTCTGCATCAGGTGGACGTGGTGGTGGTGGGCCAACCGGGGGCTGACCCCATTTCCAGATCAGGATCTTCTGCACCTTTCCTTTCAAAGCTGGGCACTGAAAAGTTAAAACTTGTTACATCAGAGTGTACATACTCTTAACACACAAGCACCAAGTAGCAGAAACATACAGAGTCACAGTTCTCTTCCTTCATTACAGCTTGGACTTGGAAGCTTTCATCCTCTTATCTCCAGCATTTCTTTGAGCTTTCTCCAGTCTGTCTTTTCCTCCTAGGACTGACAAACCCCAAACTGAATTCTGTATCTCAATTTAGTTGTCTCCCCAGGGCCACACCAATTCAGAAATTCTACAGGAAATACAGAAATTGCTAGGCTTTATGAGCCCAGTAGTCTATCCAACCACAACTCCATTGAAAGTttgtagagaaaatattttgctgtagAACTAATCAGCCCAGCACAGGGATATGTCCTGAAGCAGCTTCTTTTGTTCATCATCTTAAAAGTCCTTATCACCTAATGAAAGCACCTAACACCATTTATAATACTTCATTTCAAGAACTTCCTGGAAAAGTGTGACATTTCTCCCAACCATCTACTACAAAAGGGCTTGGCATTACAGAGCTTGCAGTGCAAAAAAACTGTTTGGCTCAgcatcaaagtatttttttttttttaagcactggaTTTGCTTGCACTCATTCTCCTGCTTCTACATACATACAGGATCCAAGAAAATTAAGCCTTTGACATCCTGAACCCAAAACTGCCCAACTACTCAGCACATGGGCAAACCTCATGAGActcaatgctgtaaccctgtgcTTTCTGCTGTCTGGAGAAAGCAGCCAATCAACAAGGCGCAATCCAGCCACAAAAAGTCAGGCCTCGATGTTTCATGACAAAAGTGTGAGAGGAGATAGACTCTTCTGAGGACTAAGCATTTCTGGGAAAATATGAAGATCCAAAGGGATTAGATCGATCATCTCTTGTAGCAATAGGAGAATGGTACTAGCAGAAACTCACAGTGCAGCGAGGACACAGCCACTCTCCATTAGGAATCTCTGGCAATGGGGGATTCAGACAGTGGATGTGATAGGATGAAGGACAGGCgtcacagcacagcagctctccTCCATCCTTGCAGACTCTACAGAACTCCATATGATGgtcatcctcttcctcagcatCCCCCACAACATCTTCCAGGATTTCCTCACCTTCAGAGTTATCCTCCTTTGCTTCCCACTGAATGCCCTCTTTTTCCTACAGGAGAGGGAAATCAGAAAACCGAAGTCACACATTTGTGATTATTTTATGACCGCAGAAGAACGGCCCTAAGTCACTTGACATCCCCCTCCATGAGCTCTTGCACAGCGTGGGGGAATCCAGTACTTACACAGTGTGGGCAGCTCCATTTGCCCTCTGGGGCTTTCTCCATGTCTGGGTCCAGGCAAACCATATGGTAGGCACGAGGGCAGGTATCACACAGTATAAtttctcctccctgctggcacACCTCACAGTAGTCCTGGTGATCAGTCTCATAGCCATCCACAGCCACTGTGGAGTCCTCCTCACCTGCAGAGGGTGGTGAGGAGTTACAGCAGTGCAAGCCACAGGTACAGGCTTCCTACAGCAAGGGAGGGTATCCCCCCACAGCCTATGTAGTAATACAGAGATCCAGAATCCAAAACTCTTGCTCCATCTATGTAAGTAAACAGGGCAGGGAGCAAGAGCTGGAACAGGAGTAAAACAAGCCCCTTTGTGCCTCCTTCCACCCATGAAATTAAAGGTGTAGCTGAGGCCAGGAAAACTCAGCACTGTGTCTGTTCCCCTACCAAGGTGAGAAAGAACTCCTGAAAACCttttccttgttaaaaataacatcagGTTCTTCCTTCACAAACAAATTTCCTCCCTCAAGCATGCTGTTAAATACCCAAATTCTGCACAGACATTCCTCTAATCTTTCTACACACTTAGCTGCGCTTCCAACTCCAACTGACAGCAAGCATCaatacctttctttttctttttcccagctttGAGTTTTTTGCGACTGCGGCTACTACGGCTTGTAGACCCATCTGAAACAGAGTAGCTGTTGATGCTGGCATCATCAAAGTCTGACTCCACATCCAGATCATCATCTTCACTCTGAGGTaggtaagaaaaaaaagctatgccACTGGAGGCACCCATGCTGAGGGCTGCAATCAGACATGCATCCTTGCACTTCTAGCACATCATCACCTCCTCCTCAGAAGGTCAAGGAAGGAGCATCACTTACTGATGATCTTTTACGCTTGGAACCAAATCCTCCCAGTTTGATTTTCAAAGGTGCCACCTTCTTTGTTTTAGGTTTCTTGATATCAGGAATACGAGGACTGGCCTTTGGCTTCCGCCGGGCATTGGGTCCTGGGAACAGAGGAGCTTGCAGGTCAGAAGGACTACTGCTTTGGCACCACTCACCATCTACCATTCTGTCAGATTCTTCATCTCACCTTTGCCCTCCTTTGTCTTGGCTTTCCTGAGCGGCACATCTACAGGGGGCTGCGGCAGGACAGCATCCACATTTGTCACCATACTCTCCACTACTGcaacagctgcagctgcagcagctgccacagATGCACCTGAACTTCCCTTGAAGGGGTTGTTTGTGCTAAACTCCCTCCATTTGGCTCCCAGTACCATCATCATCTTCGACACTGCTATTTTAGGGTTCTTGGCTGCAATAAGTGGCCTGTGTACAGTTAAGGAAGGAAGAGTTACTGAACCACCCTGAAATCTAGATCAGTATTCCTCCCTGCCGCCACCCCCATCAGCACCTCTATCTCAAACTACATTCCTTTCTAATCTCTGATTGCCACAGCCAATGAATCTCTCCACTCCCGTAATTCACTCTGTGTGGAGGATGCAAATGATCAGGGGCTTGGGAAGTGAAATGGAATTTAGCATACTAGGGAAGAAAGGGGACTGGCAGTGAGGACTTGCATCATCTCAATCACTGCAAACAGGAAAGATAAGGATTGATTATTTTACTGTTGCTTCAGTTTCTGCTCTAGGTAGGATGCTAGTGTCTCTAATGTGCCTTCAGTTTCCAAAACTAAGGAACCTAGTCCTTGTCCCATCTCTTTTTTTGTTCCAGAGTCCTTCCAAGTACAGGCTTGCCGTTCACCTGACAAACTGGCTGAAAGCTTTGTAGTTGGTGAGAGTGCGGTAATCCTCCTCTGTGAAGATATGATCAATATCCTCCATGCCCCAGTCTTCCAGGAGCTGAGCAGATGACTTCGGCTCCTGTGCAAAGAGAATCACAGCAACTCTGAGAAAAAGCTCTAGTTCTGCTCTAGGAAAGAGCAGAACTTCCACACATCTACAAATGACCGAATGGGTCAGGACCGGGGgattcctccctcccccctccctgccatgggACACCGCCTCAGTAGAACATCAGTGGAAGTGGGAAAGTCTTTGGATTCAATACACATTCTAGGTGTGTTTAAagcagaagaggggaaggaatgCAAGGTGGGAAAACGGTCAAGTCAAGCAGGTCTAGTGGAGGAAGAAGAGACTGAACATCCCCAACTCCATGTGCCATCACAGATGGAGAGCACAATGATCCCCAAAATCAGATACAAGGGAATGAAGAGCAAACAGTCAGTCAGCAGGGTAGCTACTCACCTTTGAGtcatcatcttcttcctcttcttcctcctcctccttccgcttggctttgtttttcttttccttcttgggccctaatttcttctttttcttcttcccaggagTGTAGTCACTGCCCTCACTGTCAGAGCGCAgaacctcctcttcttcctccacaaACTCATTCCCCTCACCAGAGCTGTCCcccagctggggaaggagggagagagaagatcAGGCAGCTGTGAGAAAACACCCTGGATAAGCACTAAACACCACACTCTCCCCAAGCTCTAGAGGGTTCATACAAAGGATTGCTGCCATAGGCCAACAGCAACAGTAAGCACCCTCACCCCATATATCCGTATTTTAGAGCATGGCCTTAGGCATCCTTTTCCTTACCTCCTTCTTCTGACGCTTGCTGAGCTTGGGCACTTTTGGTTCCTTTAGTTTCTTgggcttcttcttcttcttgatTTTGGGTGTCTCAGCCTCTGACAGAAGCTCTTCTTCTGGCTCTTCTTCAGGCTCTGGAGGGGAAGAGGCGACAGGTCTCATTCAAACTCCATCTGTGCACTACAACATAGCCCACTTCTCACAGAGATCACTCAACTTGTAAACACTTCTATGTTTGTAACTATGTAGCAAAAAGTACCCAACTGCTTGTTTGTTACTCTTCACAACAGATACTAGGAAATCATATCATACCTTACCACAGCACATggttttccccctccccacaatACCACCTATTTCCACAACATTCCGTCTCCAAGCAGAGCTGCACTCAGATCTTGGGGACCAGAAGTCTGCCACAACccaagaagaggaggaaagaccACAGAATAAATGGCCATATCTAAAGGAGACAAAACAGTGAATACACTTGGGAACCTGACTAGGATACTGTTTCAGTCCGTGGGTCTTCAGGAGAGAAACGCGCAACTACCTAGCCTCCTCAGCAGTACAGAGCATCCTACAACCGCGCGCAAAATACAGGCCAGTAAGCCACTAActtgtcctcctcctccataGGAAAGTTGTTCCTCAGCAACTCTATTCCGATCCGCATTTGACACAACCTTCCCTCTGCGCCAACAGCTAGGAAGCTCGCTGCCCGGCCAGAGGAACGCGCGCCAGCTCCCCACCACCGCACGCTCCCATCTGTGCGGCTGCCCCCCCGCCGGCTGCCCCCTGCCCgaggggcaggggcagccagACAGCCCTTCCCTTTGTGGCAGGCTGCGGGAACAGCCCGGCCACCCGccctcccc includes:
- the CHD4 gene encoding chromodomain-helicase-DNA-binding protein 4 isoform X8, giving the protein MASGIGSPSPCSGGSDDDEMEILLNNAIPQHPEPEEEPEEELLSEAETPKIKKKKKPKKLKEPKVPKLSKRQKKELGDSSGEGNEFVEEEEEVLRSDSEGSDYTPGKKKKKKLGPKKEKKNKAKRKEEEEEEEEDDDSKEPKSSAQLLEDWGMEDIDHIFTEEDYRTLTNYKAFSQFVRPLIAAKNPKIAVSKMMMVLGAKWREFSTNNPFKGSSGASVAAAAAAAVAVVESMVTNVDAVLPQPPVDVPLRKAKTKEGKGPNARRKPKASPRIPDIKKPKTKKVAPLKIKLGGFGSKRKRSSSEDDDLDVESDFDDASINSYSVSDGSTSRSSRSRKKLKAGKKKKKGEEDSTVAVDGYETDHQDYCEVCQQGGEIILCDTCPRAYHMVCLDPDMEKAPEGKWSCPHCEKEGIQWEAKEDNSEGEEILEDVVGDAEEEDDHHMEFCRVCKDGGELLCCDACPSSYHIHCLNPPLPEIPNGEWLCPRCTCPALKGKVQKILIWKWGQPPVGPPPPRPPDADPNAPPPKPLEGRPERQFFVKWQGMSYWHCSWVSELQLELHCQVMFRNYQRKNDMDEPPSGDFGGEEEKSRKRKNKDPKYAEMEERFYRYGIKPEWMMIHRILNHSVDKKGNVHYLIKWRDLPYDQASWESEDVDIQDYDLYKQAYWNHRELMRGEEGRPGKKLKKVKMRKLERPPETPTVDPTVKYDRQPEYLDVTGGTLHPYQLEGLNWLRFSWAQGTDTILADEMGLGKTVQTAVFLYSLYKEGHSKGPFLVSAPLSTIINWEREFEMWAPDMYVVTYVGDKDSRAIIRENEFTFEDNAIRGGKKASRMKKEAAVKFHVLLTSYELITIDMAILGSIDWACLIVDEAHRLKNNQSKFFRVLNGYSLQHKLLLTGTPLQNNLEELFHLLNFLTPERFHNLEGFLEEFADIAKEDQIKKLHDMLGPHMLRRLKADVFKNMPSKTELIVRVELSPMQKKYYKYILTRNFEALNARGGGNQVSLLNVVMDLKKCCNHPYLFPVAAMEAPKMPNGMYDGSALIRASGKLLLLQKMLKNLKEGGHRVLIFSQMTKMLDLLEDFLEHEGYKYERIDGGITGNMRQEAIDRFNAPGAQQFCFLLSTRAGGLGINLATADTVIIYDSDWNPHNDIQAFSRAHRIGQNKKVMIYRFVTRASVEERITQVAKKKMMLTHLVVRPGLGSKTGSMSKQELDDILKFGTEELFKDEATEGGDNKEGEDSSVIHYDDKAIERLLDRNQDETEDTELQGMNEYLSSFKVAQYVVREEEMGEEEEVEREIIKQEESVDPDYWEKLLRHHYEQQQEDLARNLGKGKRIRKQVNYNDGSQEDRDWQDDQSDNQSDYSVASEEGDEDFDERSEAARRPSRKGLRNDKDKPLPPLLARVGGNIEVLGFNARQRKAFLNAIMRYGMPPQDAFTTQWLVRDLRGKSEKEFKAYVSLFMRHLCEPGADGAETFADGVPREGLSRQHVLTRIGVMSLIRKKVQEFEHVNGRWSMPELAEIEENKKLSQPSSPSPKTPTPSTPGDTQPNTPAPVPPPEEGVKIEEGASAKEQGESSEPEKELSAAATETEVPMECAQPVETPPQEAKSPVNPTEADEKKVEEPEMKERPDEPMEVESKADVEKVEDRAPIENPPEPPIITLDEKDEKKDDDKRDVVMLQNGEMLKESVDERHKKAVKQRFMFNIADGGFTELHSLWQNEERAATVTKKTYEIWHRRHDYWLLAGIINHGYARWQDIQNDPRYAILNEPFKGEMNRGNFLEIKNKFLARRFKLLEQALVIEEQLRRAAYLNMSEDPSHPSMALNTRFAEVECLAESHQHLSKESMAGNKPANAVLHKVLKQLEELLSDMKADVTRLPATIARIPPVAVRLQMSERNILSRLANRSSEPPPPPPPQQVAQQQ
- the CHD4 gene encoding chromodomain-helicase-DNA-binding protein 4 isoform X1 → MASGIGSPSPCSGGSDDDEMEILLNNAIPQHPEPEEEPEEELLSEAETPKIKKKKKPKKLKEPKVPKLSKRQKKELGDSSGEGNEFVEEEEEVLRSDSEGSDYTPGKKKKKKLGPKKEKKNKAKRKEEEEEEEEDDDSKEPKSSAQLLEDWGMEDIDHIFTEEDYRTLTNYKAFSQFVRPLIAAKNPKIAVSKMMMVLGAKWREFSTNNPFKGSSGASVAAAAAAAVAVVESMVTNVDAVLPQPPVDVPLRKAKTKEGKGPNARRKPKASPRIPDIKKPKTKKVAPLKIKLGGFGSKRKRSSSEDDDLDVESDFDDASINSYSVSDGSTSRSSRSRKKLKAGKKKKKGEEDSTVAVDGYETDHQDYCEVCQQGGEIILCDTCPRAYHMVCLDPDMEKAPEGKWSCPHCEKEGIQWEAKEDNSEGEEILEDVVGDAEEEDDHHMEFCRVCKDGGELLCCDACPSSYHIHCLNPPLPEIPNGEWLCPRCTCPALKGKVQKILIWKWGQPPVGPPPPRPPDADPNAPPPKPLEGRPERQFFVKWQGMSYWHCSWVSELQLELHCQVMFRNYQRKNDMDEPPSGDFGGEEEKSRKRKNKDPKYAEMEERFYRYGIKPEWMMIHRILNHSVDKKGNVHYLIKWRDLPYDQASWESEDVDIQDYDLYKQAYWNHRELMRGEEGRPGKKLKKVKMRKLERPPETPTVDPTVKYDRQPEYLDVTGGTLHPYQLEGLNWLRFSWAQGTDTILADEMGLGKTVQTAVFLYSLYKEGHSKGPFLVSAPLSTIINWEREFEMWAPDMYVVTYVGDKDSRAIIRENEFTFEDNAIRGGKKASRMKKEAAVKFHVLLTSYELITIDMAILGSIDWACLIVDEAHRLKNNQSKFFRVLNGYSLQHKLLLTGTPLQNNLEELFHLLNFLTPERFHNLEGFLEEFADIAKEDQIKKLHDMLGPHMLRRLKADVFKNMPSKTELIVRVELSPMQKKYYKYILTRNFEALNARGGGNQVSLLNVVMDLKKCCNHPYLFPVAAMEAPKMPNGMYDGSALIRASGKLLLLQKMLKNLKEGGHRVLIFSQMTKMLDLLEDFLEHEGYKYERIDGGITGNMRQEAIDRFNAPGAQQFCFLLSTRAGGLGINLATADTVIIYDSDWNPHNDIQAFSRAHRIGQNKKVMIYRFVTRASVEERITQVAKKKMMLTHLVVRPGLGSKTGSMSKQELDDILKFGTEELFKDEATEGGDNKEGEDSSVIHYDDKAIERLLDRNQDETEDTELQGMNEYLSSFKVAQYVVREEEMGEEEEVEREIIKQEESVDPDYWEKLLRHHYEQQQEDLARNLGKGKRIRKQVNYNDGSQEDRGSRAVFLSDWQDDQSDNQSDYSVASEEGDEDFDERSEAAFLSSAARRPSRKGLRNDKDKPLPPLLARVGGNIEVLGFNARQRKAFLNAIMRYGMPPQDAFTTQWLVRDLRGKSEKEFKAYVSLFMRHLCEPGADGAETFADGVPREGLSRQHVLTRIGVMSLIRKKVQEFEHVNGRWSMPELAEIEENKKLSQPSSPSPKTPTPSTPGDTQPNTPAPVPPPEEGVKIEEGASAKEQGESSEPEKELSAAATETEVPMEQCAQPVETPPQEAKSPVNPTEADEKKVEEPEMKERPDEPMEVESKADVEKVEDRAPIENPPEPPIITLDEKDEKKDDDKRDVVMLQNGEMLKESVDERHKKAVKQRFMFNIADGGFTELHSLWQNEERAATVTKKTYEIWHRRHDYWLLAGIINHGYARWQDIQNDPRYAILNEPFKGEMNRGNFLEIKNKFLARRFKLLEQALVIEEQLRRAAYLNMSEDPSHPSMALNTRFAEVECLAESHQHLSKESMAGNKPANAVLHKVLKQLEELLSDMKADVTRLPATIARIPPVAVRLQMSERNILSRLANRSSEPPPPPPPQQVAQQQ